Proteins co-encoded in one Quercus robur chromosome 8, dhQueRobu3.1, whole genome shotgun sequence genomic window:
- the LOC126696524 gene encoding uncharacterized protein LOC126696524 — protein sequence MASLSQKIPLPMSVIEVEVLAARRALELAVELGVNHVILEGDSETLHKTLLEDGRNFSSYGHLVQDIVYLSNFLPAFKTSLVRRMSNKLAHSLARKSKTLNHMQIWMENVPPDLLPVVQADLTSLP from the coding sequence ATGGCATCTTTGTCCCAAAAAATTCCATTGCCAATGTCAGTCATAGAGGTCGAAGTCCTTGCAGCACGGAGAGCTCTTGAACTTGCTGTGGAGCTGGGCGTTAATCACGTCATACTTGAAGGGGACTCTGAAACACTACACAAGACTTTGCTAGAAGATGGCAGAAACTTTTCATCCTATGGACATTTAGTGCAAGACATTGTATATCTCAGTAATTTCCTTCCAGCTTTTAAAACTTCTCTTGTACGTCGCATGAGTAATAAGTTAGCCCACTCTCTAGCGAGGAAGTCAAAGACCCTCAATCATATGCAAATCTGGATGGAAAATGTGCCACCAGATCTATTACCTGTTGTTCAGGCTGACCTTACTAGCCTACCTTAA